In the genome of Flavobacterium panacagri, one region contains:
- a CDS encoding polyprenyl synthetase family protein: MHDISQYQDFFIDYLKKQNIHKEPVNLYEPIEYILGLGGKRIRPVLTLMAAEVFDTDYSVALPAAMAVEVFHNFSLVHDDIMDDAPLRRGQVTVHEKWNLNTGILSGDAMLILAYQYFEQYEPNVFRNLAKLFSKTALEVCEGQQWDVDFETRKDVTIPEYLKMIEYKTAVLVAAAMKMGAIVAKTSENEADLIYDFGLNLGLAFQLQDDYLDAFGDPETFGKQVGGDIIENKKTYLYLKALEFSSKEKASELEQLFTLQLEDNTEKIETAKAIFNESGASKATQDAIEMYTLKAFETLEKMEINAEKKNVLRTFGENLMGRKV, encoded by the coding sequence ATGCACGATATTAGTCAGTACCAGGATTTTTTTATTGATTATTTAAAAAAACAAAACATTCATAAAGAACCTGTAAACCTCTATGAGCCGATCGAATATATTTTAGGACTTGGAGGAAAACGCATCCGTCCAGTTTTAACTTTAATGGCGGCAGAAGTTTTTGATACTGATTATTCCGTTGCGCTTCCTGCCGCAATGGCTGTAGAAGTTTTTCATAATTTTTCTCTTGTTCATGATGATATAATGGACGATGCTCCTTTAAGAAGAGGGCAAGTAACGGTTCATGAAAAATGGAATTTAAACACTGGTATTCTTTCTGGTGATGCAATGCTGATTTTGGCGTATCAATACTTTGAACAATACGAGCCAAATGTCTTTAGAAACTTAGCCAAATTATTCAGCAAAACCGCTCTTGAAGTTTGCGAAGGACAACAATGGGACGTAGATTTTGAAACCCGTAAAGATGTTACGATTCCTGAATATCTTAAAATGATTGAATACAAAACAGCTGTTTTAGTTGCCGCCGCCATGAAAATGGGCGCGATTGTAGCCAAAACATCTGAAAATGAAGCCGATTTAATCTACGATTTCGGATTGAATTTAGGTTTAGCTTTCCAATTACAGGACGATTATCTAGATGCTTTTGGGGATCCAGAAACTTTCGGCAAACAAGTTGGAGGCGATATAATCGAAAACAAAAAAACCTATTTATACCTAAAAGCTCTGGAATTTTCTTCAAAAGAAAAAGCTTCGGAACTAGAGCAGTTATTTACTTTGCAATTAGAAGATAATACCGAAAAAATAGAGACAGCCAAAGCTATTTTCAACGAATCAGGAGCTTCAAAAGCAACACAAGATGCTATCGAAATGTATACTTTAAAAGCTTTTGAAACTTTGGAAAAAATGGAAATCAACGCTGAAAAGAAAAATGTTTTAAGAACTTTCGGCGAAAATTTAATGGGACGTAAAGTTTAG
- a CDS encoding YceI family protein produces MKTTWTLDSTQSDVLIKMRHSIIAYLGGTTNKFGGYVSLEDNEIEDASVEFSLDINNKTESFQQIDTNLQLQDFFDVDEHPIISFKSTSFQKINNNINFFKGDLTIKDVTRVVELDAEFIGVNTYNGERKVAFEIKGDIKRQDFGLDYNSFHHNGGLALGKDIKLIANLEFSI; encoded by the coding sequence ATGAAAACAACATGGACTTTAGATTCTACACAATCAGATGTTTTAATTAAAATGAGACATTCTATCATTGCTTATTTGGGAGGAACAACAAACAAATTTGGCGGTTATGTAAGTCTTGAAGATAATGAGATTGAAGATGCTTCGGTTGAATTTTCACTGGATATTAATAATAAAACCGAAAGCTTTCAGCAAATTGATACCAACTTACAGCTTCAAGATTTTTTTGATGTTGATGAACATCCGATCATTAGCTTTAAATCAACATCGTTTCAAAAGATAAATAACAATATTAATTTCTTCAAAGGAGATTTAACTATAAAAGATGTTACTCGAGTTGTAGAACTTGATGCAGAGTTTATTGGAGTAAACACCTATAACGGAGAGAGAAAAGTGGCTTTCGAAATTAAGGGTGATATCAAACGTCAAGACTTTGGATTAGATTATAATTCATTTCATCACAATGGAGGTTTGGCTCTTGGAAAAGATATAAAGTTAATCGCTAATCTTGAATTTAGCATATAA
- a CDS encoding TetR/AcrR family transcriptional regulator produces MKEKIIAKASELFLKLGFKSVTMDDIAGEMCISKKTIYKYFCNKEVLIEESTSLVHGQVHEIMDTIIAKNYNAIHENFEIREMFRDMFKNNTDTSPIYQLKKHYPEIYQNILSIEIDQCTQCFRDNIEKGIRDGLYRDDLNIEVYVKFYYTLVFHINENTVSESEAQRVELEALEYHTRAMATPKGVEELEKQLQRIKN; encoded by the coding sequence ATGAAAGAGAAAATTATAGCAAAAGCAAGCGAACTTTTTTTAAAGCTTGGTTTTAAGAGTGTTACAATGGATGATATTGCAGGAGAAATGTGTATTTCGAAAAAAACGATTTACAAATATTTCTGTAATAAAGAAGTTTTGATTGAAGAAAGCACTTCTTTGGTTCATGGACAAGTTCATGAAATTATGGATACCATTATTGCAAAGAATTATAATGCGATCCATGAGAATTTTGAGATTAGAGAAATGTTTCGTGATATGTTTAAGAACAACACTGATACTTCTCCGATTTATCAGCTTAAAAAACATTATCCAGAAATTTACCAAAACATCCTTTCTATCGAAATTGATCAATGTACACAGTGCTTTAGAGACAATATCGAAAAAGGGATACGTGACGGACTTTACAGAGATGATTTAAACATAGAGGTATATGTGAAGTTTTATTACACATTGGTTTTTCATATTAACGAAAATACAGTTTCTGAAAGCGAAGCACAAAGAGTAGAATTAGAAGCATTAGAATACCATACTCGAGCAATGGCTACTCCAAAAGGAGTCGAGGAATTAGAAAAGCAATTACAAAGAATTAAAAATTAA
- a CDS encoding TolC family protein, producing MKRIFLIVLCTIGFSAVAQTTTLTLKDAVNYALQNKADAKKAKLQVENSEYKIQEVRSRALPQISANGNLTYNPIIQTTVIDGAGFGQPGTTIQAAFGQPWTSTAGLSLTQAIFDQSVFTGLKAARSTREFYQINDQLTEEQVIERVANNYYSVYVQKERLTLLDSNYVNTTKVRDIVKGQFDNGLAKKIDLDRIVVKMSNIDTERQQIKNQITLQENALKFYMGMPIETQIDMPKEEFEVVPAALTQEPNIENRTEYLLLKKQEELLVYNKKAMEAGYYPTLSLSAGYNYIGQGPEFPWFAKPEKGVYWSDFSAIALNLHVPIFTGFGTRAKVRQADVEIRSLQEDIKDTKLSLDLDYKNAMTQINNNLVTIQNQQENMRLATEILSNTKNNYLQGLASLTDLLDAENASLEAQNNYTRAVLNYKIAEISLIKSKGELKSLTK from the coding sequence ATGAAAAGAATCTTTCTTATAGTTTTGTGTACCATAGGCTTTTCTGCTGTCGCACAAACCACTACTTTAACTCTGAAGGACGCTGTCAATTATGCGCTTCAAAATAAAGCTGATGCTAAAAAGGCAAAACTTCAGGTTGAAAACAGCGAATATAAAATTCAGGAAGTACGTTCAAGAGCGTTACCGCAAATATCTGCAAACGGAAACTTGACATATAATCCAATTATTCAGACAACTGTTATTGACGGTGCAGGTTTTGGACAGCCGGGAACGACAATTCAGGCCGCATTTGGACAGCCTTGGACTTCGACTGCAGGACTTTCTTTGACGCAGGCAATTTTTGATCAATCTGTTTTTACTGGATTAAAAGCAGCAAGATCTACTCGTGAATTTTATCAAATTAACGACCAGTTAACTGAAGAACAGGTTATTGAAAGAGTGGCAAATAATTACTATTCAGTTTATGTACAAAAAGAAAGACTAACATTATTAGACAGCAATTACGTAAACACAACAAAAGTTCGTGATATTGTAAAAGGTCAGTTTGACAATGGTTTGGCAAAAAAAATCGACTTAGATCGTATCGTAGTTAAAATGTCAAACATTGATACAGAACGTCAGCAGATTAAAAATCAAATCACTTTACAGGAAAATGCTTTGAAGTTTTATATGGGAATGCCGATTGAAACTCAAATCGATATGCCAAAAGAAGAATTTGAAGTGGTTCCAGCGGCTTTAACACAAGAGCCAAATATAGAAAACAGAACAGAATATCTGCTTTTGAAAAAACAAGAAGAGCTTTTAGTATACAATAAAAAAGCAATGGAAGCAGGGTATTATCCAACACTTTCATTGTCTGCTGGTTACAATTACATTGGTCAAGGCCCTGAATTTCCTTGGTTTGCAAAACCTGAAAAAGGAGTTTACTGGTCGGATTTCTCTGCGATTGCTTTAAACTTACATGTGCCAATCTTTACTGGTTTTGGTACTCGTGCCAAAGTACGACAAGCAGATGTTGAAATTAGATCACTTCAGGAAGATATTAAAGACACTAAATTATCTCTTGATTTAGATTATAAAAATGCAATGACACAAATCAATAATAATCTTGTGACCATTCAGAATCAACAAGAAAATATGCGTTTGGCAACTGAAATTCTTAGCAATACCAAAAACAATTATCTTCAAGGTTTAGCTTCTTTAACCGATTTGCTAGACGCTGAAAATGCATCACTTGAAGCTCAGAATAACTATACAAGAGCAGTTTTAAATTATAAAATTGCCGAAATATCTCTAATTAAATCAAAAGGCGAACTAAAATCTCTTACTAAATAA
- a CDS encoding efflux RND transporter periplasmic adaptor subunit yields the protein MKKIIITIVIIVVALVGINFILNKNKAENEGKTAIVAEKNAAVSVKVATVKTEDVNLGFTANGNFAPIQELTFSAEKSGKVISVLVKEGDYVRVGQTLLTVRGDVINVNAQAAEAAFQNAKSDYARYENAFKTGGVTKQQLDQAKLALTNAQSNYTQAKINVGDTRVKAPINGYINKKYVEPGSILAGMPATALFDIVNVSKLKLTVTVNESQVASLKLGNTVNITASVYPDKTFSGKITFIAAKADASLNFPVEIEITNNANNDLKAGMYGTANFGSNNQKQNLKVVPRNAFVGSVSSNEIFVVENNVAKLKKVVAGRILGDKVEIINGLNDGETVIVTGQINLQDGNTVEIIK from the coding sequence ATGAAAAAAATAATTATAACAATCGTAATCATAGTCGTGGCACTTGTCGGGATTAACTTCATTTTAAATAAGAATAAGGCTGAGAATGAAGGTAAAACTGCAATTGTAGCAGAAAAAAATGCAGCAGTTTCTGTAAAAGTAGCAACTGTAAAAACAGAAGATGTAAATCTTGGTTTTACGGCAAACGGAAACTTTGCACCAATTCAAGAATTGACTTTCTCTGCTGAAAAATCTGGAAAAGTAATCAGTGTTTTAGTTAAAGAAGGTGATTATGTAAGAGTTGGACAAACTCTTTTAACAGTAAGAGGTGATGTAATCAATGTAAATGCTCAAGCAGCTGAAGCAGCATTTCAAAATGCAAAATCTGATTATGCTAGATATGAAAATGCTTTTAAAACTGGTGGTGTTACAAAACAACAATTAGATCAGGCAAAATTAGCTTTAACAAATGCGCAATCTAACTATACTCAAGCTAAAATTAATGTTGGAGATACAAGAGTAAAAGCGCCAATTAATGGATATATCAATAAAAAATATGTTGAACCGGGATCTATTTTAGCTGGAATGCCTGCAACTGCTTTATTTGATATTGTAAACGTTTCTAAATTAAAATTGACAGTTACAGTAAACGAAAGCCAAGTAGCAAGTTTAAAATTAGGAAACACAGTAAACATTACTGCTAGTGTTTATCCTGATAAAACATTCTCTGGAAAAATTACATTTATTGCTGCAAAAGCAGATGCTTCTTTAAATTTCCCAGTTGAAATCGAAATTACAAACAATGCTAACAACGACTTAAAAGCAGGTATGTACGGAACAGCAAACTTTGGTTCAAACAACCAAAAACAAAACTTAAAAGTGGTTCCTAGAAATGCTTTTGTTGGTAGTGTGAGCAGTAATGAAATCTTCGTAGTAGAAAATAACGTTGCTAAATTGAAAAAAGTAGTTGCTGGAAGAATCTTAGGAGACAAGGTTGAAATCATTAATGGTTTAAATGATGGAGAAACTGTGATTGTTACGGGGCAGATTAACTTACAAGACGGAAATACAGTAGAAATTATTAAATAA
- a CDS encoding efflux RND transporter permease subunit, with translation MKLAEISIKRPSLVIVLFTILTLGGLFSYSQLGYELIPKFETNVITVSTVYPGASPSEVENTVTKKIEDAIASLENIKKIDSKSYESLSVVSITLLSTANVDISMNDAQRKINAILSDLPDDADPPSLTKFSLSDLPIMTLGANGKMDEATFYDLIDKKIAPILSRVQGVAQVNIIGGQEREIQVNLDAVKMQGYGLSVPQVQQTILSSNLDFPTGNIQTRNQKILIRLAGKYKNVEELRNLVVSSQNGIQVRLGDIADVQDTQKIAEKIARVDQKSAIVLQIVKQSDANAVAVSEQLIKTIATLEKDYKSAELKLEVAKDSTVFTLEAADSVVHDLLIAVILVAFVMLFFLHSIRNSLIVMVSIPASLIATFIGIYLLGYTLNLMSLLGLSLVVGILVDDAIVVLENIYRHMEMGKSRIRAAYDGTAEIGGTVTSITLVIVVVFLPIAMSTGLVSNIITQFCVTVIISTMFSLLASFTIIPWLSSRFGKLEHIEGKNLFGRIILGFESYLTRFTDWISNLLNWCLDHYIKTIGVVLVMFFGSIFWLMGGGYIGGEFFASSDSGEFLVQIEMPKDASLEQTNFMTQKAEAFLKGEKYVFSQITTVGQTSEGLGAAQATAYKAEIDVKMIEQKDRTDDANVYAAKTKRKLEKILVGAKVKTVPVGILGTAEDATLGLIVTGPNVESAMKFAKLAEAELRTIPGTTEIKLTVEDGNPEINVQVDRDKMAALGLTLQTVGLTMQTAYSGNTDGKFRAGEYEYDINIKYNEFDRKNITDVSNLIFINNAGQQIKLNQFATITEGSGPSKLERRDKTASVTVQGQNVGVPAGTIVTQWQEKLDKLQKPTGVNYIWGGDQENQSEGFGTLGIALLAAIILVYLVMVGLYDSFVHPFVVLFAIPLSFIGVLFALALTNNTLNIFTILGVIMLIGLVCKNAIMLVDYTNQRRAAGESIRRALIQANHARLRPILMTTIAMVFGMFPIALASGAGAEWKNGLAWVIIGGLISSLFLTLIVVPVIYDIMEKIIRKFSKGEKIDYEAEMVADYEHTELSEDGFNPKHTH, from the coding sequence ATGAAATTAGCCGAAATATCCATTAAACGTCCGTCGTTGGTAATTGTATTGTTTACAATTCTGACATTAGGTGGATTGTTCAGTTACAGCCAGTTAGGCTACGAGCTGATCCCGAAATTCGAAACCAACGTTATTACGGTTTCTACTGTATATCCTGGAGCTTCTCCAAGTGAGGTTGAGAATACTGTTACAAAGAAAATCGAGGATGCAATTGCCTCTCTGGAAAATATAAAGAAAATTGATTCGAAATCTTATGAGAGTTTGTCTGTAGTATCAATCACATTGCTTTCTACTGCAAATGTTGATATTTCGATGAATGATGCACAGCGTAAAATTAACGCAATTTTGAGTGATTTACCAGACGATGCTGATCCGCCATCATTGACAAAATTCTCTTTAAGTGATTTACCAATTATGACACTTGGAGCGAATGGTAAAATGGACGAAGCAACTTTCTACGATTTGATCGATAAAAAGATTGCACCAATTTTATCTCGTGTACAAGGGGTTGCTCAGGTAAATATTATTGGTGGTCAAGAGCGTGAGATCCAGGTAAACCTTGACGCTGTAAAAATGCAGGGTTATGGACTTTCAGTTCCTCAGGTACAGCAGACTATTTTGAGTTCAAACTTGGATTTCCCAACTGGTAACATCCAAACTCGTAATCAGAAAATCTTAATCCGTTTAGCGGGTAAATATAAAAACGTTGAGGAATTAAGAAACTTAGTGGTTTCTTCTCAAAACGGAATTCAAGTTCGTTTAGGTGATATCGCTGATGTTCAGGATACACAAAAGATAGCAGAGAAAATTGCGCGTGTTGATCAAAAAAGTGCCATCGTACTTCAAATTGTAAAACAATCAGATGCTAATGCCGTTGCGGTAAGTGAGCAGTTGATTAAAACAATTGCAACTTTAGAGAAAGATTACAAATCAGCTGAATTGAAATTAGAGGTTGCAAAAGACAGTACCGTATTTACGCTTGAAGCAGCAGATTCTGTTGTACATGACTTGTTAATTGCGGTTATTCTGGTTGCTTTTGTAATGTTGTTCTTCTTACACAGTATCAGAAACTCTTTGATTGTAATGGTTTCTATTCCAGCCTCTTTGATTGCAACATTCATCGGAATCTATTTATTAGGTTATACGCTTAACTTAATGTCTTTATTAGGTTTATCTCTTGTGGTTGGTATTCTTGTGGATGATGCGATTGTGGTATTGGAGAATATTTACCGACACATGGAAATGGGTAAAAGCCGTATCCGCGCTGCTTATGATGGAACTGCCGAAATTGGAGGAACTGTAACTTCGATTACTTTAGTAATTGTGGTGGTATTCTTGCCAATCGCAATGAGTACAGGATTGGTATCAAACATTATTACACAATTCTGTGTTACGGTAATTATATCAACAATGTTCTCTTTATTGGCTTCCTTTACTATTATTCCATGGTTGTCTTCCCGTTTTGGAAAATTAGAGCATATTGAAGGTAAAAACTTATTTGGAAGAATTATTCTTGGATTTGAAAGCTATTTAACTCGTTTTACAGATTGGATTTCAAACTTATTAAACTGGTGTTTAGATCACTATATTAAAACTATTGGTGTTGTATTAGTAATGTTCTTTGGATCGATCTTCTGGTTAATGGGAGGCGGATATATTGGAGGAGAGTTCTTCGCATCGTCTGATAGTGGTGAGTTCTTAGTACAGATTGAGATGCCGAAAGATGCCTCATTAGAGCAGACTAACTTTATGACGCAAAAAGCAGAAGCTTTCTTAAAAGGAGAGAAATATGTTTTCAGCCAGATTACAACAGTAGGACAAACCAGTGAAGGTCTAGGAGCGGCGCAGGCAACAGCTTACAAAGCAGAGATTGACGTTAAAATGATCGAGCAAAAAGATCGAACAGATGACGCTAATGTTTATGCTGCTAAAACAAAACGTAAATTAGAGAAGATCTTAGTTGGTGCTAAAGTGAAAACAGTTCCTGTAGGTATCTTAGGAACAGCAGAAGACGCAACTTTAGGTTTGATCGTAACAGGTCCAAACGTAGAAAGTGCAATGAAATTTGCAAAATTAGCTGAAGCTGAATTACGTACTATTCCTGGAACAACGGAGATTAAATTAACAGTTGAAGACGGAAACCCAGAGATCAACGTTCAAGTTGACAGAGATAAAATGGCTGCTTTAGGATTAACACTTCAAACAGTTGGTTTAACAATGCAGACAGCTTACAGTGGTAATACTGACGGTAAATTTAGAGCTGGTGAATACGAATATGATATCAACATCAAATACAATGAATTTGATAGAAAAAACATCACAGATGTTAGTAATTTGATTTTCATCAACAACGCAGGCCAGCAGATTAAATTAAACCAATTCGCTACAATTACAGAAGGTTCTGGGCCGAGTAAATTAGAGCGTAGAGATAAAACAGCTTCTGTAACCGTACAAGGTCAGAACGTTGGGGTGCCAGCGGGAACAATTGTAACACAATGGCAGGAAAAACTAGACAAATTACAAAAACCAACAGGAGTTAACTACATCTGGGGTGGTGACCAAGAAAACCAATCAGAAGGTTTTGGTACTTTAGGAATCGCATTATTAGCGGCTATTATTTTGGTTTACCTTGTAATGGTTGGATTATATGACAGTTTCGTTCACCCGTTTGTTGTATTGTTTGCAATTCCGCTTTCGTTCATTGGAGTTTTATTCGCCTTGGCATTAACAAACAATACATTAAATATCTTTACCATCTTAGGGGTCATCATGTTGATTGGTCTGGTGTGTAAAAATGCGATCATGCTTGTCGATTATACGAATCAACGAAGAGCTGCTGGTGAATCAATCAGAAGAGCATTGATCCAAGCAAACCACGCACGTTTACGTCCGATCTTGATGACAACAATTGCGATGGTGTTCGGTATGTTCCCAATTGCATTAGCGTCTGGAGCTGGAGCAGAATGGAAAAACGGATTAGCTTGGGTAATTATTGGAGGTTTGATTTCTTCATTATTCCTAACATTAATTGTGGTTCCAGTAATCTATGATATTATGGAGAAAATCATTAGAAAATTCTCTAAAGGAGAAAAAATCGATTACGAAGCTGAAATGGTTGCCGATTATGAGCATACAGAATTAAGCGAAGACGGTTTCAATCCGAAACACACCCATTAA
- a CDS encoding TCR/Tet family MFS transporter, with protein sequence MLQKDKSAAIGFIFITMLIDITGWGIIIPVIPKLIEELIHGDISEAAKIGGWLTFAYAITQFVFAPVIGNLSDKFGRRPIILISLFGFSLDYILLAFSPTIVWLFIGRIIAGVTGASITTASAYIADVSTPENRAKNFGLIGAAFGLGFIIGPVIGGLLGQYGSRVPFYAAAVLCMLNFLYGFFILPESLKKENRRPFDWKRANPVGAILGLRKHPTLIGLIAAIFFLYVGSHAVQSNWSFFTIYQFNWDERMIGISLGIIGLLVGVVQGGLVRFINPKIGNEKSIYIGLALYTIGMLLFAFATESWMMFVFLIPYCLGGIAGPALQSVVASKVEPSEQGEIQGTLTSLMSASSIIGPPMMANTFYFFTHNDAPFKFAGAPFILGGALMLLSTVMAYFSLKKHAAPKEEIIE encoded by the coding sequence ATGCTACAAAAAGACAAATCTGCAGCCATTGGTTTTATTTTCATAACCATGTTAATTGATATTACTGGATGGGGAATTATTATTCCTGTGATTCCAAAACTAATCGAAGAACTGATTCATGGCGACATCAGTGAAGCAGCAAAAATAGGCGGCTGGTTAACTTTCGCGTATGCGATAACTCAATTTGTATTTGCACCAGTAATTGGAAATTTAAGTGATAAATTTGGAAGAAGACCCATTATCTTGATTTCGCTTTTTGGTTTTTCATTAGATTATATTTTACTGGCATTTTCGCCAACTATTGTTTGGCTTTTCATCGGAAGAATTATTGCAGGAGTAACAGGTGCAAGTATTACAACAGCTTCAGCATATATTGCGGATGTCAGCACGCCTGAAAACAGAGCAAAAAACTTTGGATTAATCGGAGCTGCTTTCGGGTTAGGGTTCATTATTGGGCCTGTAATCGGAGGACTTTTAGGACAGTACGGATCTAGAGTTCCGTTTTATGCAGCAGCAGTTTTATGCATGCTGAACTTTCTATACGGATTTTTCATTCTGCCAGAATCACTTAAAAAAGAAAACCGCAGGCCTTTTGACTGGAAACGTGCCAATCCGGTTGGAGCAATTCTAGGTTTAAGAAAACATCCAACTCTAATTGGATTAATTGCAGCAATATTTTTCTTGTATGTAGGTTCACATGCTGTACAAAGTAACTGGAGTTTCTTTACCATCTATCAATTCAATTGGGATGAAAGAATGATCGGAATCTCATTAGGAATTATCGGTTTATTGGTTGGCGTAGTACAAGGCGGATTGGTTCGTTTTATTAATCCAAAAATTGGAAATGAAAAAAGTATCTATATCGGTTTGGCTTTATACACAATCGGAATGCTGTTATTTGCTTTTGCAACAGAAAGCTGGATGATGTTTGTGTTTTTAATTCCATATTGTCTCGGCGGAATCGCTGGTCCTGCTTTACAATCTGTTGTGGCTAGTAAGGTTGAACCAAGTGAACAAGGAGAAATTCAAGGAACTTTGACTAGCTTAATGAGTGCTTCATCTATTATAGGTCCGCCAATGATGGCCAATACATTTTACTTTTTCACTCATAATGATGCGCCTTTTAAATTTGCTGGTGCGCCATTTATTTTAGGAGGAGCATTAATGTTACTGAGTACAGTTATGGCTTATTTTTCACTGAAAAAACATGCAGCTCCAAAAGAAGAAATTATAGAATAA